The region ACGTCGTGGGAGCTCAGGCGGTGTTGTCCATGGACGGTGATGACCCGGCGGCCTGATCGTTTTTCCAGCGTCTCGACAAGGTTGAACAGCCGTGCGGCCATGCGGCTTTTCAAACCGGAAATCTGCTCGGTCACCGCCTGCCTGTCCTTGCCTTCGGCGAGCAGCATCTCCACGCATGCGTTGGGGCTGCTGTTCACCCACGGTTGCGAAAACATCCACTTGCCGTCCCTTAGTGGGTAGACAGGGAGCCTGTCGCAGATCGACTGGACGGGTTTGTCTCCAACCTGATACCACGCGGTCATCGTCCGCGGACTGATCACGTAGCCGGCGTGCCTGGCCCTGACGTAAGCCGGGTTGCCATCGTATGCATGGATGACGTCTTCACGGAACGCTGCAGCAGCGATTTCATGCTCGGGAATGCGCAGCCGGCGGCCGTCTCTACCAAGAGGTTCGCCGCCTGCCTGTAGATGGCCGGCGTTGAAGGAGGGGAAACGCAGTGCGATGTCGTTCGTCACGGTGACGAAGTTGTCGAAGGTGCCGCGCGCCAGGCGCGTGGGATAGGCTTCGCGCGCCTCTTCCGAGAAGGAAAATAGTCGAATGATCTCTTCTTTATAGGGCGTTTCGTCCTCGACGATCTGCTTGATGGCCGGATCGATGGCGAATGCGATGAGGCGGGGGACGGCCGACGCTGGAGCTCTTTGCGTGTCCGATGCGCGCGTGATGGCCGTAGCGCTCGCCTGGAAACTGAGATCGGCGACGTTGCCTGAAGGGGTAGGGTCGTCTGGCACGGCTGCCTGCGAGAGGGGCGCAGCCTGGGCGTGTGGGGGAATGTTCATTTGTCAGGGCCTGTCGAAATCGAATTCCGAGATCGAATCCCGGGAGCGTCGAATCCCGGGCGCGAAACTCGTTGGTGCCAGGCCGAGTTTTTTTGTTCCTTGTGCAGATATTGCCTGTGGGCAGATGAAAAAAATCGCCGCGATCTTTACCGGATCACGGCGATTTTTTGCGGCGCGCGGGACTGGCCGCGCGCGGTCGCTGGCTGATGGTCGCTGGCTTACTTATGCGACTTGGAAGGATCAACCTTCAGGTTGTTCTTCACTTGCGTCACGCCCTTGACGGTGCGAGTGACACGGGTGGCCTCGTCGCTTTGGGCGGCGGTGGCAACCGAACCGGTCAGCGTGACCACGCCGTTCTCGGTCTTCACGGCGATGTCCAGCACGCTGAGCGCGGAGTTGCCGACGATCTCGGCCTTCACCTTGGTGGTGACAGCCGCATCCGACGTGTATTCGCCGACGGATTGTTTGGGCTTGCCGTCATCGGCGGCATAGGCGACCGAGGTGACAACAGCGCCAAAGCCCAGCGCGGCGGCGGCAATCAGTTTACGGGTATGCATCATAGGGGTACCTCCTGGTTTGCTACGCGAATTTTTGAAAGACGGGCGCGGGCGTAAACCAACTCGCCCGTCAGGTCCGGGCCGCTATCGCGATCGGCCCGGATTGAGCGGTGCAGAGGTCACTTCCTGCGGAAGGCGCCGCTGAGGATGGACAGCAGGGCCAGCACGAGGAACACGAAGAACAGGATCTTCGCGATGCCGGCCGCGCCCGCGGCGATGCCACCAAAGCCGAGCACGGCCGCGATGATGGCGATGATGAAGAAGACGACGGCGTAGTGAAGCATGGGGAACCTCCTGGGGTGATGGGCGCCGGCACCGGGGGATGGCCGGACTTGTGCTCTGGGGTAGAGCAAACAGCGTTCCCGGGGAGGGTTGGGATTAAAGATTTGTTACCGCTGTCGCGAAAATGAAATAGGCGCCCCGGGGGGCGCCTATTGCGTGTGCGAGGGGGAGGGGGGAAAAAGCACAGTGGCGCCCCGAGGGCGCCACTGTAGTTGCGGGGAGAGGGCGGAGGCGCCCGTGTGAAAGCGGGGCGCTGCGGCACATGCCGAGGGCCGCTAGCGCCGGTGCCCCCGCCGCCTACGCCTTGGCGTTGCTCTCCGTGATGCGTTGCTCGATGTGGGCCAGGGCCTCTTCCACCTGGTCGACCAGGATCAGGCACAGGTCGCCGGCTTGCAGGCGGCCGAGTGCAGTGTCGATGGCGATGAACTCGCCGTCGATCTCGTCCGAATACGACGTCCGGGTGGCATTGCGCAAGCCTTCGCGCAGCAGGGCAATGACCTCACCGTCGGCGCGGCCCCGTTGGCATTGGTCCTGATACAGCAGCACCTCGTCGAAGGCTTCGCCCAGCAGCTCTGTCTGCCGACGGATATCCTCGTCGCGCCGGTCACCCGCGCCGCTGATCAAGGCCACGCGGCGCTTGGCCGGCATGGCGTCGACGGCCTGGATCAAGGCGATCATCGCGTCCGGGTTGTGGCCGTAGTCGGCGATCACGGTGGCGCCGCGATAGTCGAACACGTTGAAGCGTCCCGGCGCCGACGCCGCGTCATTGACGAAGGAACCCAGGCCGCGCTCGATCTGCGTCCAGTCCACGCCCAGCGCCCACGCCGCGGCGATAGACGCCATGGCGTTCTCCACCTGGAAGGGAATGCTGCCCTTGCGCGTCAGGGGAATGCTGGACAGGGCGATGGCGTATTCGTCCGCACCCTGCGCGGCGACGATGTTGTCGCCGTCGCGATAAACCACCCGCAAGCCCTGCGCGCGATGCGTGATCATGCGCGGATGATTCTTGTCCGTCGCAAAATAGGTCACGCTGCCTGGGCAGGCCAGGGCCATCTCCGCCACGATGGGATCGGCCGCGTTCAATACCGCCGTGCCCTTGCTGTTCACGTATTGGACGATGACGCGCTTCACCACCGCCAGGTCTTCCACCGTGCTGATGTAGCCCAGGCCCAGGTGATCGCCCATGCCGATATTCGTGACGATGGCCACATCGCAGCGATCGAAGGCCAGGCCCTCGCGCAGGATGCCACCGCGCGCCGTTTCCAGCACGGCCGCGTCGACTTCGGGATGCAGCAGCACGCTGCGCGCGCTGCGCGGCCCGCTGCAATCGCCGGTATCGATGCGGCGGTCGCCGATGTAGACGCCGTCCGAGTTGGTCATGCCCACGGTGCTGCCGTCCTGGCCCAGGATGTGCGCCGTCAGGCGCACCGTGGTGGTCTTGCCGTTGGTGCCGGCGACGGCGACCACGGGAATGCGGCCGTCCTCGCCATCCTTGTACATATTGGAGATGATGGCTTCGCCCACCGCGCGGCCTTTGCCGAACGACGGGTTCAAGTGCATGCGCAGACCGGGCGCGGCATTGATTTCCACGATGCCGCCGTGCTGGTCTTCCAGCGCCTGATGCACGGATTCGGCCACGACGTCGACGCCGCAGAGGTCCAGGCCGATCATGCGCGCGGCCGTGACGACCCGCGCCGCCAGTTCCGGATGGACTTCGTCGGTGACGTCGGTGGCCGACCCGCCGGTGCTCAGGTTGGCGTTATTGCGCAGGACCACGCGCGCGCCCACGGGCGGCACCGAGTCCGGCGTGTAGCCTTGCTTGGCCAGCACACCCTTGGCGATCTCGTCGATGCGGATCTTGGTCAAGGTGGTGGCATGGCCGTCGCCGCGCAGCGGATCGGTATTGACCTCGGCCACCAGTTCGCTGACGGTGCGGGTGCCGTCGCCGGACACTTGCGGCGGATCGCGGCGCGCCGCGGCCACCAGGGCGTTGCCCACCACCAGCATGCGGAAGTCGTGGCCGGGGATGTAGCGTTCGACGATGACGTCGTCGCTGATGGCCTCGGCGGCGGCGTACGCTGCTTCGATCTGCTCGCGCGTCTCGATGTTGACCGCGACGCCGCGGCCCTGGCTGCCGTCGCGCGGCTTGACCACCACGGGTCCCTGCAGCGCCTGCGCGGCGGCCCAGGCGTCCTCGACGTTGTCGACCGTGCGGCCCAGCGGCACCGGAACGCCGGCGGCATCCAGCAGCATCTTGGTCAGGTCCTTGTCCTGCGCGATCGATTCGGAGATCGCGCTGGTCAGGTCGGTTTCGGCGGCCTGGATGCGGCGCTGGCGCGAGCCCCAGCCGAACTGCACCATGCTGCCCTGGGTCAGGCGGCGGAAGGGGATGCCGCGCGCCACGGCCGCGTTGACGATGGCGCCGGTGCTGGGCCCCAGGCGCAGGTCTTCATCCATCTCCCGCAGGCGGGCCAGCGCGCCGGGCAGGTCGAAGGGTTGGTCGGCCATGGCCGCCAGGCACAGCTGTTCAGCCAGTTCCAGGGCCAGGCGGCCGACGGATTCCTCGCTGTATTCGAAAACGACCTGATAGACACCGGGCTCGACCGTCGCCTGCGTGCGGCAGAACGTGACGGGGCAGCCGGCGTGCGCCTGCAGGGACAGCGCGGTGAGCGCCAGGGTGTGCGCCAGCGAGACCTCTTCCAGATGGCCTTCCGGGCGCAGCAGTCCGAGCTGCGGGAAACGCATGCGCAGTTGACCTTCAAACTGCGGCAGGCGGTCGATCGAGCATTCGTCATCGGTGCAGGTGACGATGGCCTCGATGCCGGTGTTGCGGCTCCACAGATTGGGGCCGCGCAGGGCGCGTATGCGTGAGACTTCCATGCGGATGATTCCTGTCGTCAGCTTTGCTGGATCCAGCGGCGGACCAGGTTGATAGTAGGTTCGGAGGCGCCTTCGTCGGTTTGCAGCAGCACGAAGTCACCGGGACGCAGCCGGGCCAGCACGTCGGTGGCGGCATGAGCATGGTCGGGTTCGTCGATGATTTCGGTCACGCGTCGTCCCTGGGCCTGTTCCAGGCCGGCACGCAGCAGCGCGCGCGCCTGGCCGGCGGGCCGCTTGCTGGGGACGGTGGTGTCGTCGTACAGCACCACGCGATCGAACACCGCGCCCAAGGCCAAACCCTGGGCCACCAGGTCTTCGTCGCGGCGGTCCAGGCCGGCGCCGTAGACGACTGTGCGATGCTCGGCGGGGAAATGCTGGATGGCATCGGCCAGCGCGTGCAGCGCCGACACGTTGTGGGCGCCGTCGACCACCACCGTGGCGCCGTCGCGCTCGTAAGGCGTGAACTGCCAGGGCGCATCGGCCTGGTCGACGTCGAAGGTTTCGATGCCGACGCGGATCAGGTCGGCGGACACGCCCAGCGCCCATGCGGCGCCGACGGCGGCCAGCACGTTTTCCAGTTGGAAGTTGACGCGGCCACCCTGGGTCAGCGGCAGGGCCACGGCGCTGGACAGCACTTCTTCCTGCGAGCCGGTGGCCATGACGACCTGGCCGTCGCGCACATAGACCGCGCGCTTGCCCAGCGCCACATGCGAGGCGATGACGGGATTGCTGGGGTCCAGTCCGAAGTACATGACTTCGCCGTCGCACAGTTGCGCCATGTCGACCACGCGCGGATCACGCGCATTGAGCACCGCGGTGCCGCTGGGCAGCACCACATCCACTTGCGTGCGCAGCACGTTGAACATGCGGTCCGCGTCGGCGATGTCGAAGTCGCCCAGATGGTCGGAGGCGTCGATATTGGTGACCACGCCCACCTGGCAGCGATCGTAGGCCAGGCCCTGGCCCAGCACGACGGCGCTGCTGTTTTCGATGACGGCGGCGTCGACGGAGCGGTTCATCAGCACGCGGCGACCGGCGGCCCAGTTGGCGCAATCGCCTTTCTGCACCTGGCGGCGGTCGAAATACAGCCCTTCGCTGCAGGCCACGCCCACATGCTTGCCGGACAGGGACAGCAGGCGGCCGATCAGGCGCGACACCACGGTCTTGCCGTTGGTGCCGGTCACGCCGACCACGGGAATGCGGCCGTCTTCGCCCTCGGGGAAAAGATGGTCGACGATGGCGCGTCCGACCGGACGCGGCTGGCCGTCGGCCGGCTTCAAGTGCATCAGCAGGCCGGGGCCCGCGTTGACTTCGACGATGGCGCCGCGTTGTTCTTCCAGCGGACGCGAAATGTCTTCGGCCACCAAATCCACGCCCGCCACGTCCAGGCCGACGATGCGCGCGGCCAGCACCACCGCGCGCGCCACGTCGGGATGGACCGCGTCGGTGCAGTCGAAGGCGACGTTGCCGTTGCGCTGGATCAGCACGCGGCGGCCGGCGGCCGGCACGGCTTCCGGCGTCAGGTCCTGGCGCGCCACTTCCAGGCGTGCCGCCGAGTCCAGGCGGACGGGGTTCAAGGGGCAGTCTTCACCACGGCCCCGGCGGGGGTCGGAATTGATCTGGCTGTCGATCAGCTGGTCGATGGTGGAGACACCGTCGCCGACCACCCAGGCGGGTTCGCCGCGGGCGGCCGCCACCATGCGGTCGCCGACCACCAGCAGGCGGTGTTCGTTGCCCACCACGAAGCGTTCGACCATCACGCCGCTGCCTTCTTCATCCGCCACCGAGTAGGCCGATGCGACCTCCTCGTAGGTGGTCAGGTTGGTGAAGACGCCGCGGCCATGGTTGCCGTCGTAGGGCTTGATGACCACGGGCAGGCCGATGTCCTGCGCGGCTTCCCAGGCTTCGGCGGCGGACTTGACCAGGCGGCCTTCCGGCACCGGCACGCCGCACTCGGACAGCAGCGACTTGGTCAGGTCCTTGTCGCGCGAGATGCCTTCGGCGATGGCGCTGGTCTTGTCGGTTTCGGCGGTCCAGATGCGGCGCTGGCGGGCGCCGTAGCCGAACTGCACCAGGTTGCCTTCGAACAGGCGGGTGTAGGGGATGTCGCGGTCGTCCGCGGCATCGACGATGCAGGCGGTGCTGGGGCCCAGGCAGTGGCGGTCGACCAGGCGGCGCAGGCGCGCCACCGTGGCGTCGACGTCAAAGGGGCGATCTTCGATGGCCGCCATGACCAGGTCGCGGCCTTCGGCCAGTGCCGCGCGCGTCACCTGTTCCTGCCAGGCGCGCACGATCACCTTGTAGACGCCCCGTTCGGAAGTCTCGCGCGCCTTGCCGAAGCCACCCGGCAGGCCTGCAAGATTCTGCAGTTCCAGCGTGACGTGCTCCAGAATGTGGCCGGGCCAGGTCCCTTCGCGCAGGCGCTGCAGGAAGCCGCCGCGCACGCCGGGGCTGCACCGATGCTCGATCAGTGACGGCAGCCAGGTGGACAGGCGTTCGTAGAAGCCGGGGATGAGATTGGACGGAAAATCTTCCAGTTCGCCAATATCGACCCAGGCTTCCAGCACCGGCCGGTAGGTCCAAATGTTCGGGCCGCGCAAAGCCACGACATCGAGAAATTCAATGTCTTTCTTTTTCATGTTTTAATTTGAGGAGATATCCGATGGCGGACGGAAGGGCATCCAGGCATTTGCGGCCGAGCCGCGATAGGACCGAGGCGCGTTTTTAGCGCTTTTTGTTTGTCTGCGCGATTCTGGCAGATGTTGCCGATTATAGAAAAGAAGGCCCTGTTTGTCGGGCGTTGCCCATCGGTCATGGTGCCTGCTCTGTTGTAAGGAAGGAACACGTTTTCAGCCCCCCGGCCGAAACCGCGAACTTGCCTTGTTGGTCCGATCGCGGCTTTGAACGTTTTCGATGAAGAATCACTCGTCTGTTTCCACATACGATGGTCAGTTATTTGCCAGCAATTTGCCTGCCGACGTCCAGATCCAGTTGGGTCCGGACGAGACCGTGCTGGCATTGTTGGAACTAGACCTCGATACCGAGCTTAAGTTCCGGCCAGGCCTGCTCCTGGTGACGGATCGCGCCGTCGTGGCGCACGATCCCTTGAGCGCCGAATGGCGGCGTTGGCCGCTGGCCGACACCCGGGTGCTGACCCTGTCCGACCACGCCGGCGCCGGCGCGCTGGAGCTTTACGATAACAGCGCAAGGCTGGCGGTGTGGCGTTATACGCTGGGCCGCAACCCCGCCGCGCTGCGCTTGCTGGACGCCTACACGCGCCGCCATGCCCAATTGAGCGCCCAGGCCAGGGCCGGCTTAGAGGGCTGTGACGCGATTGCTGACCAGGCAGATACCGACGTGGCAGCCGATGCCGAC is a window of Bordetella sp. N DNA encoding:
- the cphA gene encoding cyanophycin synthetase, producing the protein MEVSRIRALRGPNLWSRNTGIEAIVTCTDDECSIDRLPQFEGQLRMRFPQLGLLRPEGHLEEVSLAHTLALTALSLQAHAGCPVTFCRTQATVEPGVYQVVFEYSEESVGRLALELAEQLCLAAMADQPFDLPGALARLREMDEDLRLGPSTGAIVNAAVARGIPFRRLTQGSMVQFGWGSRQRRIQAAETDLTSAISESIAQDKDLTKMLLDAAGVPVPLGRTVDNVEDAWAAAQALQGPVVVKPRDGSQGRGVAVNIETREQIEAAYAAAEAISDDVIVERYIPGHDFRMLVVGNALVAAARRDPPQVSGDGTRTVSELVAEVNTDPLRGDGHATTLTKIRIDEIAKGVLAKQGYTPDSVPPVGARVVLRNNANLSTGGSATDVTDEVHPELAARVVTAARMIGLDLCGVDVVAESVHQALEDQHGGIVEINAAPGLRMHLNPSFGKGRAVGEAIISNMYKDGEDGRIPVVAVAGTNGKTTTVRLTAHILGQDGSTVGMTNSDGVYIGDRRIDTGDCSGPRSARSVLLHPEVDAAVLETARGGILREGLAFDRCDVAIVTNIGMGDHLGLGYISTVEDLAVVKRVIVQYVNSKGTAVLNAADPIVAEMALACPGSVTYFATDKNHPRMITHRAQGLRVVYRDGDNIVAAQGADEYAIALSSIPLTRKGSIPFQVENAMASIAAAWALGVDWTQIERGLGSFVNDAASAPGRFNVFDYRGATVIADYGHNPDAMIALIQAVDAMPAKRRVALISGAGDRRDEDIRRQTELLGEAFDEVLLYQDQCQRGRADGEVIALLREGLRNATRTSYSDEIDGEFIAIDTALGRLQAGDLCLILVDQVEEALAHIEQRITESNAKA
- a CDS encoding BON domain-containing protein → MHTRKLIAAAALGFGAVVTSVAYAADDGKPKQSVGEYTSDAAVTTKVKAEIVGNSALSVLDIAVKTENGVVTLTGSVATAAQSDEATRVTRTVKGVTQVKNNLKVDPSKSHK
- the cphA gene encoding cyanophycin synthetase, which translates into the protein MKKKDIEFLDVVALRGPNIWTYRPVLEAWVDIGELEDFPSNLIPGFYERLSTWLPSLIEHRCSPGVRGGFLQRLREGTWPGHILEHVTLELQNLAGLPGGFGKARETSERGVYKVIVRAWQEQVTRAALAEGRDLVMAAIEDRPFDVDATVARLRRLVDRHCLGPSTACIVDAADDRDIPYTRLFEGNLVQFGYGARQRRIWTAETDKTSAIAEGISRDKDLTKSLLSECGVPVPEGRLVKSAAEAWEAAQDIGLPVVIKPYDGNHGRGVFTNLTTYEEVASAYSVADEEGSGVMVERFVVGNEHRLLVVGDRMVAAARGEPAWVVGDGVSTIDQLIDSQINSDPRRGRGEDCPLNPVRLDSAARLEVARQDLTPEAVPAAGRRVLIQRNGNVAFDCTDAVHPDVARAVVLAARIVGLDVAGVDLVAEDISRPLEEQRGAIVEVNAGPGLLMHLKPADGQPRPVGRAIVDHLFPEGEDGRIPVVGVTGTNGKTVVSRLIGRLLSLSGKHVGVACSEGLYFDRRQVQKGDCANWAAGRRVLMNRSVDAAVIENSSAVVLGQGLAYDRCQVGVVTNIDASDHLGDFDIADADRMFNVLRTQVDVVLPSGTAVLNARDPRVVDMAQLCDGEVMYFGLDPSNPVIASHVALGKRAVYVRDGQVVMATGSQEEVLSSAVALPLTQGGRVNFQLENVLAAVGAAWALGVSADLIRVGIETFDVDQADAPWQFTPYERDGATVVVDGAHNVSALHALADAIQHFPAEHRTVVYGAGLDRRDEDLVAQGLALGAVFDRVVLYDDTTVPSKRPAGQARALLRAGLEQAQGRRVTEIIDEPDHAHAATDVLARLRPGDFVLLQTDEGASEPTINLVRRWIQQS
- a CDS encoding DUF1328 domain-containing protein; this translates as MLHYAVVFFIIAIIAAVLGFGGIAAGAAGIAKILFFVFLVLALLSILSGAFRRK